The genomic window AGAGGTTGAGAAAGTTAAGAAAGTTAACACCTGTCACCAGGCGCTAAGGGCGACGTGATCCAGGCCTGAGCCGCCGTCGGGAGGAACGATATGATGGAACAAAAGCCGGGGTCTCCTCGTATATATAGCAGGGGGGAGATCGAGCGCCTCCTGAAGTCCCACGTGAGGAGGGCTGCGATGGGAGAGATCCGGGCGAGGGTGCGGCTGGAGAATCTGGGCGACCGCGGGGCTTTCGAGGCGGGACGATTGGCCGAGGATGACATCCGGGTGCAGGATTTGGAGGCTATCGTGGATACGGGCGCGATGATGACGCTCTTGCCCCAGGACTTGGTGGAAGCGCTCGGCCTCAAGATATTCGGCAAGGCGGTCGTGTCGTTGGCCGATGAGACGCGCATCGAACTGCCCACGGCCGGGACTTTGACCCTGACCGTGGCTGGGCGCACCATGCATATGGACTGCCTGGTCGGGCC from Elusimicrobiota bacterium includes these protein-coding regions:
- a CDS encoding aspartyl protease family protein; protein product: MGEIRARVRLENLGDRGAFEAGRLAEDDIRVQDLEAIVDTGAMMTLLPQDLVEALGLKIFGKAVVSLADETRIELPTAGTLTLTVAGRTMHMDCLVGPPGCEPLIGQLVMEQLDLIADPGRRTLTVRPESPYLPTLKLKSQRVALKSQES